From Anaerohalosphaera lusitana, one genomic window encodes:
- a CDS encoding AAA family ATPase, translated as MSKDELRMDREVLVRELEEAGAEFQGSSDQCRCPFHDDQNGSAGVYQENGVWRFKCHACYASGDVFDVIARRDGRELRDVLAEHCGRPVKPAIEPGRPGRHKHTTPQVKTSTAAADGRQRPAGKLFKTLAELEAGLPGEITGKHEYKSASDDPVHLVYRIETSDGKDYRQACPCPGGYRLAAPDKPWTPYNLPAVVEADEIVMVEGEKAADALIKHGITATTTAGGAGKSDQTDLTPLQGKMVTIWPDNDPAGIRHAEQLQAVLLELKCKVLRLDPDKLDLPSKGDAVDYIERLQDDQDIAAEIDKVLETAEPVRPSGSLRQHLQQIRSGELQAVPTPFEVLDKIAQPLLPGKVCLLCGKPGSGKSFFTMQCMLHWAENDIPFAGLMLEESRDYHLKRALALLADEPKILDHNILSQGELDIDSLYDSHADRLDRLASYIDTMSTEVPDYNKVLNWAREQAANGKKVLAIDPITAVNKTEDVWTADQKFIGELLRILDEHGAAALIVTHPKKGKTVQSLDDLAGGAAWQRFSQTVLWLQLYDEGKRFLIGPDKTLQNINARLLVAKARDGKSGLSTAYRFGEGSVKFSEIAVITGKAKDKGNAA; from the coding sequence ATGAGCAAGGATGAACTTCGAATGGACAGGGAAGTCCTGGTGAGAGAACTAGAGGAAGCGGGGGCAGAGTTTCAGGGCAGCAGTGATCAATGCCGCTGCCCCTTCCATGACGACCAAAATGGATCGGCCGGTGTCTACCAGGAGAACGGTGTCTGGCGGTTCAAGTGTCACGCCTGCTATGCCAGCGGCGACGTCTTTGACGTTATTGCCAGACGGGACGGCCGGGAACTCCGGGATGTCCTGGCCGAGCATTGTGGCAGGCCGGTTAAGCCCGCCATAGAGCCGGGAAGGCCGGGAAGGCATAAACACACCACCCCACAGGTAAAGACAAGCACAGCGGCGGCTGACGGCCGTCAAAGGCCAGCTGGTAAGTTGTTTAAGACACTTGCCGAGCTGGAGGCTGGACTGCCAGGGGAAATCACCGGAAAACATGAATACAAGAGTGCTTCCGACGATCCGGTTCATCTGGTATATCGCATCGAAACCAGTGATGGCAAGGATTACCGGCAGGCATGTCCTTGTCCAGGCGGCTACCGGCTGGCTGCACCAGACAAACCATGGACACCCTATAATCTTCCGGCCGTCGTGGAAGCCGATGAAATTGTCATGGTAGAGGGCGAGAAGGCTGCAGATGCTTTGATTAAGCATGGCATAACTGCCACGACGACCGCTGGCGGTGCTGGAAAGTCAGACCAGACGGATCTGACGCCCCTGCAAGGCAAGATGGTTACAATATGGCCGGACAATGATCCGGCGGGTATCAGGCATGCCGAGCAATTGCAGGCTGTACTACTAGAATTGAAATGCAAAGTACTCCGGCTCGACCCGGACAAGCTGGACCTTCCCAGTAAGGGCGATGCGGTCGACTACATCGAGAGACTGCAGGATGATCAGGACATAGCTGCAGAAATAGACAAGGTGCTGGAGACGGCGGAACCAGTCCGGCCGTCTGGAAGTCTACGTCAGCATCTTCAGCAGATAAGGTCTGGTGAGCTGCAGGCAGTTCCGACGCCTTTTGAGGTCCTGGATAAAATAGCCCAACCGTTGCTGCCCGGCAAGGTGTGCCTTCTTTGCGGCAAGCCGGGGAGCGGCAAGAGTTTTTTCACCATGCAGTGCATGCTGCATTGGGCTGAAAACGATATTCCGTTTGCCGGGCTGATGCTTGAGGAGAGCAGAGATTACCACCTCAAACGAGCACTGGCTCTTCTTGCAGACGAGCCTAAAATCCTAGATCACAACATCCTTAGCCAGGGAGAACTTGACATCGACAGCCTCTATGACAGTCATGCCGACCGCCTGGACCGGCTGGCCTCTTATATTGACACCATGTCCACTGAAGTGCCGGACTACAATAAAGTCCTGAACTGGGCACGGGAACAGGCGGCCAATGGAAAGAAGGTGCTGGCCATCGATCCGATAACAGCCGTGAACAAGACTGAAGATGTCTGGACTGCTGACCAGAAGTTCATTGGTGAGCTACTGCGTATCCTGGATGAACATGGGGCTGCCGCATTGATCGTCACGCATCCCAAAAAGGGGAAAACGGTTCAAAGCCTGGACGATCTTGCAGGCGGAGCAGCATGGCAGAGATTCAGCCAGACTGTTTTATGGCTTCAACTTTATGACGAAGGGAAAAGGTTCCTGATCGGGCCAGATAAGACGCTACAAAATATAAACGCCCGTCTTCTCGTGGCGAAGGCCAGGGACGGCAAGTCTGGACTCAGTACTGCGTACAGATTTGGAGAAGGATCTGTGAAGTTCAGCGAAATCGCTGTGATCACGGGCAAAGCAAAAGATAAAGGGAATGCGGCGTAG